The genome window TGGCCGGGTTGTTGGTCAGCAGCCGCATCGTCCGGACGCCGAGGTCGACGAGGATCTGCGCGCCGGTGCCGTAGTCGCGGGCGTCCGCCGGCAGGCCGAGGCGCAGGTTGGCCTCCACCGTGTCCGCCCCCGCGTCCTGCAGCTGGTACGCCTGCAGCTTGTGCACCAGGCCGATCCCCCGGCCCTCGTGCCCGCGCACGTAGAGCACCACGCCGCGGCCCTCGGCGGCGACCGCGGCCAGCGAGGCGTCGAGCTGGGTGCCGCAGTCGCAGCGCAGCGAGCCGAAAACGTCCCCGGTCAGGCACTCCGAGTGCACCCGGACCAGCACGTCCTCGCCGGCGCCGATCTCGCCCAGCACCAGCGCGACGTGCTCGCGCTCGTCCAGGTCGGACTCGTAGCCGACCGCGGTGAACACGCCGTGCCGGGTGGGCAGCCGGGCCTCGGCCTCCCGCCGCACCTGCCGCTCGGTCCGCCGCCGGTGGGCGATCAGGTCGGCGATCGAGATCAGCGTCAGCCCGTGCTCGGCGGCGAAGACGGTCAGGTCCGGCAGCCGCTTCATGGTGCCGTCGTCGTTGCCGATCTCGCCGATCGCGGCGGCCGGCTGCAGTCCGGCCAGCTTGGCCAGGTCGACGCCGGCCTCCGTGTGCCCGGGGCGGCGCAGCACGCCGCCCTCCTTGGCCCGCAGCGGGAACACGTGCCCGGGCCGGCAGAACTGCTCGGCCGTGGTCCGTGGGTCGGCCAGCAGCCGGATCGTGTGCGCGCGCTCGGCCGCGGAGATCCCCGTGGTCACGCCGTCGCGGGCGTCCACCGAGACCGTGTACGCGGTCTGCTTGCGGTCCTCGTTCGTGTGGTGCATCGGCGGCAGCGCCAGCCGGTCGCAGTCCGCCCCGGTCAGCGGGACGCAGATCACGCCGCTGGTCCAGCGGACGAAGAACGCGATCAGCTCGGGGGTGGCGAGCTCCGCGGCGAGGACGAGATCGCCCTCGTTCTCCCGGTCCGCGTCGTCCACGACCACCACGGGGCGACCCGCGGCGAGATCCGCGACCGCCTGCTCGATGGTTCCGAACGCCGTTGTCACACCTCGACGTTACCTTCTGTCGCGGTACTCCCACTCAGGAGACGCTCGACGTATTTCGCCACCACGTCGACCTCCAGGTTGACCGCCCCGCCGACCGGGGTGCTGCCGAGCGTGGTCCGGTCCAGCGTGGTCGGGATGAGCGCGACGGTGAAGGAGTCGGTGCCGGCCTCCACCACGGTGAGGCTGATGCCGTCCACCGTGATCGAGCCCTTCTCCACCAGGTAGCGGGACAGCGCCGGCGGCATCTCGAACCGCAGCACGTGGTCCGGGCCGCGCGACAGCAGCCGCCCGACGCCGTCGACGTGGCCCTGGACGAGGTGGCCGCCGAGGCGGGTCACCGGCGTGACCGCCCGTTCCAGGTTGATTCGTGACCCCACGGCGATTGCGCTGAGTGACGAACGGCTCAAGGTCTCGTCCACCACGTCCACCGTGAAGGTGTCGCGGTCGACGCCGGTCACGGTGAGACACACCCCGTTGACCGCGATCGAGTCGCCCTCGTTCGCGTCGCTCACCACCAGCGGTCCCAGGACGGTCAGCCGGGTGGTCTCGCCCGGCTCGAGGGCGGTGATCTCGCCGAGCTCTTCCACGATTCCGGTGAACACGCCTCAATCCTGCGCTTCGCGGGCGCGTCGGCGAAGCTCCCTGATTGCCTTCTCCGGGTCGTCGGCGGCGAAGACGGCCGATCCGGCCACGAAGACGTCCGCGCCGGCCTCGGCCGCGGCCGCGATCGTGTCCTCGTTCACGCCGCCGTCGACCTCGATCGCCACTCGGAGGTGCCCGGACTCGACCCGGCGGCGGGCCGCGCGGACCTTCGGCAGCACCTCGGCCCGGAACTCCTGGCCGCCGAAGCCGGGCTCGACGGTCATCACCAGCAGCGTGTCGTACCCGGTGAGGAGCTCCAGGTACGGCTCCAGCGGGGTGCCGGGCTTGAGCGCCAGCCCGGCCAGGGCGCCGGCGGCGCGCAGCTCGCGGGCGAGCCTGGCCGGGTCGGCGGCGGCCTCGGCGTGCACGGTGACGTTGCGGGCGCCGGCCGCCGCGTACGGCGGGGCCCAGCGGTCCGGGTCGTCGATCATGAGGTGGCAGTCGAGCGGAAGGTCGGTCGCCTTGAGCAGGGCCTGCACGACCGGCAGGCCGATCGTGAGGTTCGGCACGAAGTGGTTGTCCATGACGTCCACGTGCAGCCAGTCGGCGCCGGTCACCGCGGCCGCGGCCTCGGCCAGCCGGGCGAAGTCGGCCGAGAGCAGGCTCGGGGCGATCCGGGGTTCGGGCGGCACCGCGTCACCCTACCCAGCGCGCGGCGGGCCGCTCAGCGGCGACGGAGCAGCGCGCAGAACATCGCGTCGGTGCCGTGCAGGTGCGGCCAGAGCTGGACCATCGGCCCGTCCGCCGGGAAGTACGGACCGGCGTCGAGCAGGTCCGCGGTCCCGTCGGTGAGCACGTCCTCGACGACCTCGCGGGTCTCGGCCAGGTGCGGCGAGCAGACCACGTACGCGACGACGCCGCCGGGGCGGGCCGCC of Mycobacteriales bacterium contains these proteins:
- the rpe gene encoding ribulose-phosphate 3-epimerase — protein: MPPEPRIAPSLLSADFARLAEAAAAVTGADWLHVDVMDNHFVPNLTIGLPVVQALLKATDLPLDCHLMIDDPDRWAPPYAAAGARNVTVHAEAAADPARLARELRAAGALAGLALKPGTPLEPYLELLTGYDTLLVMTVEPGFGGQEFRAEVLPKVRAARRRVESGHLRVAIEVDGGVNEDTIAAAAEAGADVFVAGSAVFAADDPEKAIRELRRRAREAQD
- a CDS encoding riboflavin synthase; translation: MFTGIVEELGEITALEPGETTRLTVLGPLVVSDANEGDSIAVNGVCLTVTGVDRDTFTVDVVDETLSRSSLSAIAVGSRINLERAVTPVTRLGGHLVQGHVDGVGRLLSRGPDHVLRFEMPPALSRYLVEKGSITVDGISLTVVEAGTDSFTVALIPTTLDRTTLGSTPVGGAVNLEVDVVAKYVERLLSGSTATEGNVEV
- a CDS encoding bifunctional 3,4-dihydroxy-2-butanone-4-phosphate synthase/GTP cyclohydrolase II, producing the protein MTTAFGTIEQAVADLAAGRPVVVVDDADRENEGDLVLAAELATPELIAFFVRWTSGVICVPLTGADCDRLALPPMHHTNEDRKQTAYTVSVDARDGVTTGISAAERAHTIRLLADPRTTAEQFCRPGHVFPLRAKEGGVLRRPGHTEAGVDLAKLAGLQPAAAIGEIGNDDGTMKRLPDLTVFAAEHGLTLISIADLIAHRRRTERQVRREAEARLPTRHGVFTAVGYESDLDEREHVALVLGEIGAGEDVLVRVHSECLTGDVFGSLRCDCGTQLDASLAAVAAEGRGVVLYVRGHEGRGIGLVHKLQAYQLQDAGADTVEANLRLGLPADARDYGTGAQILVDLGVRTMRLLTNNPAKRAGLEGYGLRILGRVPLPVHQTSDNTAYLLTKRDRMGHDLPGLPELDPAGGALR